The Parcubacteria group bacterium genome has a window encoding:
- a CDS encoding site-2 protease family protein, translating into MEQFFLIVFYLIILIYSIILHEVSHGVVALWLGDKTAKYAGRLSLEPLRHIDLIGSIVLPIVMIVMTGFAFGWAKPVPYNPNNLRIKKWGEVIVAFSGPITNYIIALIAALIASMINVSVDQKMIVINNLMSAQWYAVAQNIVGSPAMVLFTLCAMVIFWNVLLGTFNIIPIPPLDGSKILYVFFRMRPQTQMFFEQWGFLIIIALLVIPVFSSIFYGGIMFMWNIFFYLSL; encoded by the coding sequence ATGGAACAATTTTTTTTGATTGTCTTTTATTTGATCATCCTTATTTACAGCATCATCTTGCATGAGGTGTCGCATGGTGTTGTTGCACTGTGGTTGGGAGACAAGACGGCTAAATATGCGGGGAGACTTTCATTGGAACCATTGCGTCACATTGATCTCATTGGGTCGATCGTCTTGCCGATTGTCATGATCGTCATGACGGGATTTGCGTTTGGATGGGCGAAGCCTGTGCCATATAATCCCAACAATTTGCGGATCAAAAAATGGGGAGAGGTGATCGTTGCATTTTCCGGGCCAATCACAAATTATATTATCGCATTGATTGCGGCACTGATCGCATCGATGATCAATGTTTCTGTGGATCAAAAAATGATCGTGATAAATAACTTGATGAGCGCGCAATGGTATGCTGTTGCACAAAACATTGTTGGGTCACCGGCGATGGTGCTGTTCACACTTTGCGCGATGGTGATATTTTGGAATGTACTGCTGGGGACGTTTAATATCATTCCGATCCCGCCACTGGACGGATCGAAGATATTATATGTTTTCTTTCGCATGAGACCGCAGACACAAATGTTTTTTGAACAATGGGGATTTCTCATTATTATCGCACTGCTGGTGATCCCCGTTTTTTCTTCCATTTTCTATGGAGGAATAATGTTTATGTGGAATATTTTCTTCTACTTGTCGCTTTAA
- the ispH gene encoding 4-hydroxy-3-methylbut-2-enyl diphosphate reductase, which yields MIKEVIVVSPRGFCAGVARSIKVVEDCLEIFGAPIYVKHAIVHNKTVVSDLEKKGVITVEHVSDIPEGSVAVFSAHGSPPEHYEEAVRRNIRVIDATCPLVAKVHMEIKQYIRDGYKIIYIGHKGHVEGLGVIGEALQYGVDVPTIESVADAEQIFCEPNEKVACLTQTTLSVDETREIIETIKKRCAQIVEPPAKDICYATTNRQKAIRHVSHMVDLMLIVGSKTSSNSNRLREVAEQNGCHAYLIDSVEEIQSDWLEGIEHVGISAGASAPEYKVQEIVGRFVQDSAIVKHVSTVKENMVFTEPIELMKARQSHGGA from the coding sequence ATGATAAAAGAGGTTATTGTTGTGTCACCGCGCGGTTTTTGTGCCGGCGTGGCGCGGTCGATCAAAGTGGTGGAAGATTGCTTGGAAATCTTTGGTGCACCAATTTATGTCAAACATGCGATCGTGCATAATAAAACTGTTGTAAGTGATCTGGAAAAAAAAGGCGTAATCACAGTGGAACACGTTTCTGATATTCCGGAAGGATCGGTCGCTGTGTTCAGCGCACACGGGTCACCGCCGGAACACTATGAGGAGGCCGTGAGGCGCAATATTCGCGTTATTGATGCAACATGTCCATTGGTCGCAAAAGTGCATATGGAGATCAAGCAATATATCAGAGATGGATATAAGATCATTTATATCGGACATAAAGGGCATGTGGAAGGTCTGGGGGTGATTGGCGAGGCGCTTCAGTATGGTGTTGATGTGCCTACTATAGAGAGTGTCGCAGACGCAGAACAAATATTTTGTGAACCGAATGAAAAGGTCGCATGTTTGACACAGACGACACTGAGTGTTGATGAAACAAGGGAAATTATTGAAACGATCAAAAAGCGGTGTGCACAGATCGTAGAGCCGCCGGCAAAGGATATTTGTTACGCGACGACGAATCGTCAGAAGGCTATTCGCCACGTGTCACACATGGTTGATCTTATGCTGATTGTCGGATCGAAGACATCATCAAACTCTAATCGTTTGCGAGAAGTTGCAGAACAAAATGGATGCCACGCATATCTCATCGATTCTGTTGAGGAAATTCAGTCAGACTGGCTTGAAGGCATTGAGCATGTCGGGATCAGTGCCGGTGCAAGTGCGCCTGAGTATAAAGTGCAAGAAATTGTAGGTCGTTTTGTACAGGATAGTGCGATTGTAAAACATGTAAGTACTGTAAAAGAAAATATGGTATTTACCGAACCGATCGAACTCATGAAGGCGCGACAATCACATGGAGGCGCATAG
- a CDS encoding thermonuclease family protein, which translates to MSSILKKAIPLIIMLAILYMADRMDLPQVEEGSADIPMETHHVTHIVDGDTFDIETGERVRMIGMDTPERGKPYYAEATAHLKSLIEDKDVILKKDVSEKDRYGRLLRHVYVGEQWVNKTMIEDGYARLVTYPPDVAHVQDFKEAETRARETESGIWSIDGKNAYAK; encoded by the coding sequence ATGTCAAGTATCCTCAAAAAAGCTATTCCACTCATCATTATGTTGGCAATTCTGTATATGGCAGATCGCATGGATTTGCCACAAGTAGAGGAAGGATCTGCAGATATTCCAATGGAGACACATCATGTTACACACATAGTGGATGGGGATACATTTGATATAGAAACCGGTGAGCGTGTGCGTATGATCGGTATGGATACGCCGGAGCGAGGCAAACCATATTATGCGGAGGCAACAGCACACCTGAAAAGTTTGATAGAAGATAAAGATGTCATATTAAAAAAAGATGTATCCGAAAAAGATCGCTATGGGCGTCTCTTGCGGCATGTATACGTTGGAGAGCAATGGGTCAATAAAACAATGATCGAGGATGGCTATGCACGACTCGTAACATATCCGCCGGATGTTGCGCATGTGCAGGATTTCAAGGAAGCGGAAACGCGGGCGCGAGAAACGGAGAGTGGGATATGGTCAATTGATGGTAAAAATGCCTATGCAAAATAA
- a CDS encoding C39 family peptidase encodes MKSIMIRGTLLCVFFLVVFIWYIVPDKFFVEYSDASIITEREKQQEVETKKETVIAETHANDVEQKTVEVKESIKQSVPFTAQAPHAQWDDPRFQDACEEASMLMAHAWVTGEGSISKNDAENELESLFSYEDKNFGGSIDTSTADTAKIFQEYYHYPAELRTGVTMEDIYAILAQGSIVIVPTNGKMLNNPNFTNGGPDRHMVVIIGYDKKNKEFITNDPGTRLGRGYKYKDSVLYNAIRDYITGEKEKISGANKNVIVIKK; translated from the coding sequence ATGAAAAGCATAATGATTCGGGGTACTCTTCTATGTGTCTTTTTCTTGGTGGTTTTTATATGGTATATCGTACCGGACAAATTTTTTGTAGAGTATTCTGATGCGTCAATCATAACAGAGAGAGAAAAACAACAAGAAGTGGAAACAAAAAAAGAAACAGTGATTGCCGAAACACACGCCAATGATGTTGAGCAAAAAACAGTTGAGGTCAAAGAATCGATCAAGCAATCTGTGCCATTTACTGCGCAGGCGCCACATGCGCAATGGGATGATCCGCGGTTTCAAGATGCATGTGAAGAGGCGTCCATGCTCATGGCACATGCATGGGTCACCGGAGAAGGTTCTATCTCAAAAAATGATGCAGAAAATGAATTGGAAAGCTTGTTTTCCTATGAGGATAAAAATTTCGGCGGAAGTATTGATACGTCAACTGCGGATACGGCAAAGATCTTTCAGGAATATTATCATTATCCGGCGGAACTGCGCACGGGCGTTACAATGGAAGATATTTATGCCATTCTTGCACAAGGATCAATCGTCATTGTGCCGACTAATGGAAAAATGCTTAATAATCCGAACTTTACCAATGGCGGTCCGGATCGACATATGGTAGTGATCATTGGGTATGACAAAAAGAACAAAGAATTTATTACAAACGATCCCGGTACGCGATTGGGCAGGGGATACAAATACAAAGACAGTGTCCTCTATAATGCGATTCGCGATTACATAACAGGTGAAAAGGAAAAAATTTCCGGCGCAAACAAAAATGTGATCGTGATCAAAAAATAA
- a CDS encoding ribonuclease H-like domain-containing protein — translation MRKIVLDIETKNTFQEIGSNDPAKLDISLLVIYDYKTDNYLTFMEKNLNELWPILEETDLIIGYNSDHFDIPLLNKYYPGDLTAVGSLDLMTEIKKVIGRSIRLDNIAEATLGAGKSGHGLQAIEWWKDGKIDKIEKYCRDDVKITKEIYEYALKSGKLKYKDLLDVVTFDINTTAWDKKTNQAINYTLPL, via the coding sequence ATGAGAAAAATCGTACTTGATATTGAAACAAAAAACACTTTCCAAGAGATTGGGTCAAATGACCCCGCAAAACTCGACATATCCCTTCTTGTGATTTATGACTATAAAACAGACAACTATTTGACATTTATGGAAAAAAATCTCAATGAATTGTGGCCGATCCTCGAAGAAACCGATTTGATCATCGGGTACAATTCAGACCACTTTGACATCCCACTCCTTAATAAATATTATCCGGGAGATTTGACTGCGGTTGGCAGCTTGGATCTTATGACAGAGATCAAGAAAGTGATTGGACGGAGCATCCGACTCGACAATATCGCCGAAGCTACGCTCGGAGCAGGCAAAAGTGGCCATGGACTTCAGGCCATTGAATGGTGGAAGGATGGCAAGATCGACAAAATCGAAAAATACTGTCGTGATGATGTAAAGATCACGAAGGAGATTTATGAATATGCGCTAAAAAGCGGGAAGCTGAAATATAAAGATCTGCTTGACGTTGTCACATTCGATATAAATACAACGGCATGGGACAAAAAAACAAACCAAGCGATCAATTACACCTTGCCATTGTAA
- the mltG gene encoding endolytic transglycosylase MltG has translation MPTATAQEIIEKMLDNFNKKVDDGRRTAIKEHGRNLHDVIIFASVIEGEVPLHGDRSVVAGIFNNRLQINMALQSDATIDYIKGDAEIKHSQEDIEIDSPYNTYKYPGLPVGPINNPSLASIDAAIAPAKTDYMYFLNDPSTGETIFSKTFEEHIVNKQTHGL, from the coding sequence TTGCCTACTGCGACAGCGCAGGAAATTATTGAAAAAATGTTGGATAATTTTAACAAAAAGGTTGATGACGGCAGACGGACCGCAATCAAGGAACATGGTCGTAATTTGCATGATGTAATCATTTTTGCGAGTGTTATTGAGGGAGAGGTGCCGCTGCATGGTGATCGGAGTGTGGTTGCGGGCATTTTTAACAATCGTTTGCAGATCAATATGGCATTACAAAGTGATGCGACAATCGATTATATCAAAGGTGATGCGGAGATCAAACACTCACAAGAGGACATTGAAATTGATTCACCATACAATACGTACAAATATCCTGGATTGCCTGTGGGACCGATCAATAATCCGTCATTGGCTTCGATTGATGCGGCGATTGCACCAGCAAAAACTGACTACATGTATTTTTTGAATGATCCATCCACCGGAGAAACAATCTTTTCCAAAACTTTTGAAGAACACATCGTCAATAAACAGACACATGGTTTATAA
- a CDS encoding endolytic transglycosylase MltG: MKKWIIIVLGILVCSIFFLHVRTQKSVSLNTSGFQFTVQKGDDIVVIGQKLADDDLIANRFYFYYYAWKNKLRGQFNEGDYMIEPQSTIADIVYKLTTDGQAMIKVDQDIDVLFPEGWSAEKMKDRLNAKGLPGEEFQKIALDPPAELIKSTISLHEERLLKDIYFQTHIHFCLLRQRRKLLKKCWIILTKRLMTADGPQSRNMVVICMM, encoded by the coding sequence ATGAAAAAATGGATTATCATTGTTTTGGGCATACTTGTGTGTAGTATATTTTTTTTACATGTGCGAACACAAAAAAGCGTGTCACTCAATACGAGTGGTTTTCAATTCACGGTACAAAAAGGTGATGATATTGTTGTGATTGGACAAAAGCTTGCGGACGATGATTTGATTGCAAACAGGTTTTATTTTTATTATTATGCATGGAAAAATAAATTGCGTGGACAGTTCAATGAAGGTGATTATATGATCGAACCACAAAGTACTATTGCTGATATTGTATACAAATTGACAACAGATGGGCAGGCAATGATCAAAGTCGATCAAGATATTGATGTTCTTTTTCCTGAGGGATGGTCAGCGGAAAAAATGAAAGATCGACTTAATGCAAAGGGATTGCCGGGGGAGGAGTTTCAAAAGATCGCACTTGATCCGCCTGCGGAACTTATCAAAAGTACGATTTCCTTACACGAGGAGCGTCTCTTGAAGGATATTTATTTCCAGACACATATTCATTTTTGCCTACTGCGACAGCGCAGGAAATTATTGAAAAAATGTTGGATAATTTTAACAAAAAGGTTGATGACGGCAGACGGACCGCAATCAAGGAACATGGTCGTAATTTGCATGATGTAA
- a CDS encoding secondary thiamine-phosphate synthase enzyme YjbQ: MKIYKEKISFKSSAEVEFIDITDAVQRVVDASGVREGHVSVFVQHTTMGIVINHNEPMLLQDFMRVLYRIAPQDDRYSHDMFELRKNNKTDGRSNGHSHCKAMMIGSHVSVPLENGKMMLAHIQSILAVDFDGARNRDAIVTVSG, encoded by the coding sequence ATGAAAATCTATAAAGAAAAGATCTCGTTTAAGAGTTCTGCGGAGGTGGAGTTTATCGATATCACTGATGCTGTGCAACGTGTTGTTGATGCTAGCGGGGTGCGAGAGGGGCATGTGTCAGTTTTTGTGCAACACACGACCATGGGCATTGTGATCAATCACAACGAGCCGATGCTTTTGCAGGATTTTATGCGCGTTTTGTACCGCATTGCACCGCAAGATGATCGGTATTCGCATGACATGTTCGAACTACGAAAAAACAATAAGACAGATGGCAGAAGCAATGGACATTCACATTGTAAGGCGATGATGATCGGGTCACACGTTTCTGTCCCATTGGAAAATGGGAAAATGATGCTCGCGCATATCCAGAGTATTCTGGCTGTTGATTTTGATGGTGCGCGCAATCGTGATGCGATCGTTACTGTGTCGGGGTAG